One segment of Nostoc piscinale CENA21 DNA contains the following:
- a CDS encoding metallophosphoesterase family protein, with amino-acid sequence MKLVSDPAIAKKIQKMNQRVRWQDPLIKRRGIDQTQLMLEDGQADHPEFSFLVVGDSGSGRHGGQNPQRQVAQLTLPHLDDCRFMLHTGDVIYLVGSSEYYQQNFIRPYKEYLVGGDFPQKIAYDKMTFRVPILPVPGNHDYYGLPLVLNLLSITTLPIRRLLRSRLDLDVGLHGSGTGEAYAKAFLDYLCKLKFPGDLDQHLDTYYTANTDTGRCLSYQPGKFTRLPNRYYSFRYGGIDFFALDSNTFNDPPSLPQTAEGDAQRKNLEQRRQEFEQEKQQILETSSKLNPDNPHEAEYLDDLYVKLSQIEELVVDIDKQLAPQQATHTDVEQLEWLKQRLIASWQNSQVRGRVIYFHHPPYVTEATKWQQAQTLAIRSRLREVFNAVAETLGDVTQGRAVVDLVLNGHAHCLEYLQTYNTGHADSAINWIVCGGSGFSLRRQRTEGADLVEGDKLIARSHLYVGRNGHGSEKRRPYSCLRIDVTGEGRPKFIVRPLVAEWYQRQWHNYQLEPLVI; translated from the coding sequence TTGAAGCTTGTTTCTGATCCAGCGATCGCCAAAAAAATTCAGAAGATGAACCAGCGTGTTCGCTGGCAAGATCCGTTAATCAAACGGCGCGGTATTGACCAAACTCAGTTAATGCTAGAAGATGGTCAAGCTGATCATCCTGAATTTTCGTTTTTGGTAGTCGGAGATAGCGGTTCAGGGAGACATGGTGGACAAAACCCCCAAAGACAAGTAGCACAACTCACATTACCTCATCTTGATGATTGTCGCTTTATGCTGCATACAGGCGATGTCATTTACTTAGTGGGTTCCAGTGAGTATTATCAGCAAAACTTTATTCGACCTTATAAAGAATATCTGGTTGGTGGTGATTTTCCGCAAAAAATTGCCTACGACAAGATGACTTTTCGGGTACCGATTTTGCCTGTACCGGGAAATCACGATTATTACGGTTTACCTCTAGTCTTGAACTTATTATCAATTACAACATTACCAATTCGCCGCTTATTGCGATCGCGCTTAGATTTAGATGTGGGTTTACATGGTTCAGGAACAGGTGAAGCTTACGCCAAAGCATTTCTTGATTATCTCTGTAAGTTGAAGTTTCCTGGCGATTTAGACCAACATTTAGACACATACTACACCGCCAACACAGATACAGGTCGCTGTCTGTCTTATCAGCCAGGAAAATTTACCCGTCTGCCAAATCGCTATTATAGTTTTCGTTATGGTGGAATTGACTTCTTTGCTTTAGATTCCAATACTTTCAACGATCCGCCATCACTCCCTCAAACCGCCGAAGGCGACGCACAACGGAAAAACTTAGAACAACGTCGCCAAGAATTTGAACAAGAAAAACAGCAAATTCTAGAAACATCCAGCAAACTAAATCCAGATAATCCCCACGAAGCCGAATATCTGGATGATTTATACGTCAAGTTGTCGCAAATTGAAGAATTGGTAGTTGATATTGACAAACAATTAGCACCACAACAAGCCACCCACACCGATGTAGAACAGTTGGAATGGCTAAAACAAAGGTTAATTGCATCTTGGCAGAATTCCCAAGTGCGGGGACGGGTGATTTATTTCCATCATCCTCCCTATGTTACGGAAGCAACTAAATGGCAACAAGCACAAACCCTAGCAATTCGCAGTCGCTTGCGGGAAGTTTTCAACGCCGTAGCAGAAACATTGGGTGATGTAACTCAAGGTCGTGCTGTAGTGGATTTGGTATTAAACGGCCATGCTCATTGTTTAGAATATCTGCAAACATATAACACTGGACACGCAGACTCGGCAATTAACTGGATTGTGTGTGGCGGAAGTGGGTTTAGTTTGCGCCGACAACGAACTGAAGGTGCTGATTTAGTCGAGGGAGATAAATTAATTGCGCGATCGCATTTATATGTTGGTCGTAACGGTCATGGTTCAGAAAAACGCCGTCCCTATTCATGCTTGCGAATTGATGTCACAGGCGAAGGTCGTCCGAAATTTATCGTCCGACCTTTAGTCGCTGAATGGTATCAACGCCAGTGGCACAATTATCAACTAGAACCTTTAGTAATTTGA
- a CDS encoding YegS/Rv2252/BmrU family lipid kinase, which yields MNRSACLIFNPVAGQGNPEQELLEIRALLEPTIDLDIHFTTEEVGADQLAYDAVQRGVDEIIASGGDGTLSAAAAAVINTNIPFGIISRGTANAFANALGIPDTIEAACQTILQGATRNVDVAYCNDRPLILLAGVGFEAETVEKANREAKNRFGIIAYILAGLQQLGELQNFDVEIETEEKIIKTSAAAVTVANAAPPTSVLAQGPGGIIYDDGLLDVTIVAPVNKAGAIAATYHLFQSASSGNAVERDDIGYLRAKQFKITTDPVQKVVLDGEIVGTTPIEVKCVPAGLRVFVPTVEEVEPAEKLEGLPNLVIELKNPPESEEETGG from the coding sequence ATGAATCGTTCCGCCTGCCTCATTTTTAATCCAGTAGCGGGTCAAGGCAACCCAGAACAAGAACTATTAGAGATTCGCGCATTATTAGAACCAACTATTGACTTAGATATTCATTTCACAACCGAAGAAGTCGGCGCTGATCAATTGGCTTATGACGCAGTTCAGCGCGGAGTGGATGAGATTATCGCCTCTGGTGGTGATGGTACACTTTCAGCAGCAGCAGCCGCAGTCATTAATACAAATATTCCCTTTGGCATTATTTCGCGGGGAACAGCCAATGCCTTTGCCAATGCTTTAGGTATTCCCGACACTATTGAGGCGGCCTGTCAAACAATTTTACAAGGTGCAACTCGCAATGTAGATGTAGCTTACTGCAACGATCGCCCATTAATCTTACTAGCAGGTGTGGGCTTTGAGGCGGAAACTGTAGAAAAAGCTAACCGAGAAGCAAAAAACCGCTTTGGAATTATTGCTTATATCTTGGCAGGACTCCAGCAACTAGGGGAATTACAGAATTTTGATGTTGAAATTGAGACTGAGGAGAAAATAATTAAAACTAGCGCCGCCGCCGTGACAGTGGCTAATGCTGCACCGCCGACATCAGTTTTGGCGCAAGGGCCTGGTGGAATTATTTATGATGATGGATTACTGGATGTCACAATTGTAGCTCCCGTTAATAAAGCCGGAGCGATCGCTGCTACATATCATTTATTTCAAAGTGCTTCTTCCGGGAATGCAGTCGAACGAGATGATATTGGCTATCTCCGCGCTAAACAATTTAAAATCACCACTGACCCAGTTCAAAAAGTTGTCTTGGATGGTGAGATAGTTGGTACAACACCGATAGAAGTCAAGTGTGTTCCAGCAGGTTTGCGGGTTTTTGTACCAACAGTAGAAGAAGTTGAACCAGCAGAAAAACTTGAGGGACTGCCAAATTTAGTTATTGAATTGAAAAATCCCCCAGAAAGTGAGGAAGAAACGGGAGGTTAA
- a CDS encoding phytochelatin synthase family protein yields the protein MDIDNIGQISKRDLEIIQLHQFQQPIYCCNVTAIAYALTALGYLTTVDEIFYATQLPIASVLDDGMTLAETYDTCKIYIERKGLPLSIRMEHFDKPSLTLEAFIREVETAVCNENDVHILNFNTRIAHENPSLEGGHFSLLADYDPQTQEVTIADTNPKRYTRFWKCPIQRMYTACVDKDSSSNRSRGMIVLRRLEPAKTGNGALHPSELALNALHAENS from the coding sequence ATGGATATTGATAATATAGGTCAGATTTCTAAAAGAGACTTAGAAATAATTCAACTACATCAATTTCAACAACCTATTTATTGTTGTAATGTAACTGCGATCGCCTACGCTTTGACGGCATTAGGATATTTAACAACTGTCGATGAAATTTTCTATGCCACCCAGCTGCCTATTGCCTCAGTTTTAGATGATGGTATGACCTTAGCAGAAACCTACGACACCTGCAAAATATATATAGAAAGAAAAGGATTACCTTTATCAATTCGGATGGAGCATTTTGATAAGCCGAGTCTGACACTCGAAGCATTCATCCGCGAAGTTGAAACTGCTGTTTGTAATGAAAATGATGTCCACATTCTCAACTTCAATACTCGGATTGCTCATGAAAATCCTAGTTTAGAAGGTGGTCACTTCTCTTTACTAGCAGATTATGACCCCCAAACTCAAGAAGTCACCATTGCAGATACCAATCCCAAGCGATATACAAGGTTTTGGAAATGTCCAATTCAACGGATGTATACTGCTTGCGTAGATAAAGATTCCTCCTCAAACCGCTCTCGCGGGATGATTGTACTCCGCAGATTGGAACCAGCCAAAACAGGTAACGGCGCACTTCATCCATCCGAATTGGCTTTGAATGCTCTCCATGCAGAAAATAGCTAA
- a CDS encoding WD40 repeat domain-containing protein has product MGIKRRTRHLRTIRDRLLFDEQKAARLLGLYQQVLQAEEQQLNSPVALNDSREQTELLLSGLVKRQDGYLKIKNPIYHSVFNQQWVIRQLDNLRPYSQIFNAWVLSGYQDESRLLRGQALKDAQNWAQGKSLSDLDYQFFVASQECERHEVQTALEAARVKEIETRLAQEKKTALLQRYLLIAVCIGLFVSTSLGIGTFMLYRQAKQSEMQAKNSEMRALISASEGMFDSNRRLDALIAAIQAKQKLSKFSPNNPKIGQQVDAVLEQAVYGADEYNRFWGHTAAVLAVDVSPDSSLIASASVDKTIKLWRRDGKAVATLKGHTATVRCVKFSPDGQMLASASEDGTVKLWTNAGSLLKTLKGHNASIWGVAFSPDGQTIASASFDRTIKLWKQDGTLLKTFSGERVGFWGVAFSPDGQLVAATSIDGTVKIWKKAGADWQNAKLLQTLKGHSTWVIALDFSPDGQMIASASEDKTVKLWRRNPKNHTYRLDKTLQGHSAGVWGVAFSPDGQTVASASLDKTIKLWSIDGTELRTLKGHIASVWGVSFSPDGSFIASAGAENVVRLWQSENPFQKSVVAHKSGIWSLNITSDSAIVGTAGHENTAKLWSSQGKLLQTFTESRGAIFEVSFSRNGKLIALRTYGDKIKLQQRDGKLVATYQDPLGKLLAGVLSPDSQAIAMANVDKIAQIWHRNQPQPQILKGHQAEVWQMVFSPDGKMVMSVSGDGTAKLWTLDGRLRTTLVGHTAAVWRAAFSPDGKMVATGSGDNTVKLWTIDGKLLQTFTGHTAAIWGVAFTPDSKILASGSIDATIKLWKLDGTEITTLRGHTAGIRKIDISRDGTFFSFWW; this is encoded by the coding sequence TTGGGAATCAAAAGACGAACCAGACATCTTCGCACAATCCGCGATCGCCTGTTGTTTGATGAACAAAAAGCCGCACGATTGTTAGGTCTTTATCAACAAGTATTGCAAGCTGAAGAACAACAACTTAACTCTCCAGTCGCGTTGAATGATAGCCGCGAACAAACAGAATTATTATTATCTGGTTTAGTTAAAAGACAAGACGGCTATCTCAAAATTAAAAACCCGATTTATCACTCTGTGTTTAATCAGCAATGGGTAATACGACAGTTAGATAATTTGCGGCCTTACTCGCAAATTTTTAATGCTTGGGTGCTATCGGGTTATCAAGATGAGTCACGGTTATTGCGGGGACAAGCACTCAAAGACGCGCAAAATTGGGCGCAAGGCAAAAGTTTGAGCGATTTGGACTATCAATTTTTCGTAGCCAGTCAAGAATGCGAACGGCATGAGGTACAAACCGCCCTAGAAGCTGCAAGGGTGAAGGAAATAGAAACAAGGTTGGCGCAGGAGAAGAAAACTGCTTTATTACAGAGATATTTATTAATTGCAGTCTGTATTGGTTTATTTGTTTCTACTAGCTTGGGTATAGGCACTTTTATGTTGTACCGCCAAGCTAAACAAAGTGAAATGCAAGCCAAAAATAGCGAAATGCGGGCTTTAATCTCGGCTTCGGAGGGAATGTTTGACTCAAATCGCCGCTTGGATGCACTGATAGCAGCCATCCAAGCCAAACAAAAACTCAGCAAATTCAGTCCCAATAATCCTAAAATTGGACAGCAAGTTGATGCTGTATTAGAACAAGCTGTGTATGGTGCAGATGAATACAATCGTTTTTGGGGTCATACAGCAGCAGTTTTAGCAGTCGATGTCAGTCCTGATAGTTCTCTCATTGCCTCAGCCAGTGTTGATAAAACCATCAAACTTTGGCGACGTGACGGTAAAGCAGTTGCAACACTCAAAGGACACACAGCCACAGTTAGATGCGTCAAATTTAGTCCTGATGGTCAGATGCTGGCCTCGGCAAGTGAAGATGGCACTGTCAAACTGTGGACAAATGCAGGCTCTTTATTAAAAACACTCAAAGGCCACAATGCTTCCATTTGGGGAGTCGCCTTTAGTCCTGATGGTCAGACTATTGCCTCTGCCAGTTTCGACAGAACCATAAAACTCTGGAAGCAAGACGGTACATTACTCAAAACTTTTTCTGGTGAACGAGTGGGGTTTTGGGGAGTCGCCTTTAGTCCCGATGGTCAACTTGTGGCTGCCACAAGCATAGATGGGACAGTCAAAATCTGGAAAAAAGCAGGTGCAGACTGGCAAAACGCTAAACTGCTGCAAACCCTCAAAGGTCATAGTACTTGGGTAATTGCATTAGATTTCAGTCCTGACGGTCAAATGATTGCTTCTGCTAGTGAAGATAAAACAGTCAAACTGTGGCGACGTAACCCTAAAAATCATACCTATCGCCTGGATAAAACGCTGCAAGGTCATAGTGCAGGTGTTTGGGGGGTAGCATTTAGTCCTGATGGTCAGACTGTTGCATCTGCTAGTCTCGATAAAACAATTAAACTTTGGAGTATTGATGGTACAGAACTCAGAACCCTCAAAGGCCACATAGCCTCTGTTTGGGGAGTAAGTTTTAGTCCTGATGGTAGCTTTATTGCTTCGGCGGGTGCAGAAAATGTTGTCAGACTTTGGCAGAGTGAAAACCCTTTTCAAAAGTCAGTCGTTGCCCATAAATCGGGAATTTGGTCATTAAATATCACTTCAGATAGTGCCATCGTTGGGACGGCTGGTCATGAAAACACCGCTAAATTGTGGAGTAGTCAAGGTAAATTGTTGCAAACTTTTACTGAATCTAGAGGGGCAATTTTTGAGGTTTCCTTTAGTCGTAATGGTAAGTTAATTGCCCTTCGTACTTATGGTGATAAAATCAAACTCCAGCAACGAGACGGCAAGTTAGTTGCCACTTATCAAGATCCCCTGGGAAAACTTTTAGCAGGTGTGTTGAGTCCTGACAGTCAAGCGATCGCTATGGCCAATGTTGATAAAATAGCGCAAATATGGCATCGCAATCAGCCTCAACCGCAGATTCTCAAAGGACATCAAGCAGAAGTTTGGCAAATGGTTTTTAGTCCCGACGGTAAAATGGTGATGTCTGTCAGTGGTGATGGTACTGCTAAATTGTGGACATTGGATGGCAGATTACGCACAACCTTAGTCGGACATACAGCCGCAGTTTGGCGAGCCGCTTTTAGTCCCGACGGTAAAATGGTGGCGACTGGTAGTGGCGATAATACTGTGAAATTGTGGACAATTGACGGCAAATTACTGCAAACATTCACAGGTCACACAGCAGCAATTTGGGGAGTTGCATTTACTCCCGATAGCAAAATCCTAGCTTCCGGGAGTATCGATGCCACAATTAAACTTTGGAAATTGGATGGTACAGAAATCACAACTCTCAGAGGACATACCGCAGGTATTCGTAAAATTGACATCAGCCGCGACGGAACTTTTTTTAGCTTCTGGTGGTGA